In Erigeron canadensis isolate Cc75 chromosome 1, C_canadensis_v1, whole genome shotgun sequence, a single window of DNA contains:
- the LOC122583251 gene encoding GDSL esterase/lipase LTL1-like, whose amino-acid sequence MAMFLFFVYAILTNVALQADARAFFVFGDSLVDNGNNNYLATTARADNTPYGIDYPTRRPTGRFSNGLNIPDLISEAIGSEATLPYLSPNLTGQKLLVGANFASAGVGILNDTGAQFANIIRVPMQMNYFEQYKQRLSGIIGHEEAERLVRQALVLMTLGGNDFVNNYFLVPFSGRSRQFALPDYVPYIVSEYRKILMRLYDMGLRRVLVTGTGPLGCVPAELAQRSRNGECSPELQRASGLFNPQLQDMLDSLNREIGQTIFIGVNIHQSSIDFVSDPGRYGFVTAKVACCGQGPYNGIGLCTPMSNLCPNREIYAFWDPFHPSEKANRLIVHQIMNGASNYISPMNLSTIMALDAVENV is encoded by the exons atggcaatgtttttgtttttcgtttATGCAATTTTAACAAATGTGGCTCTTCAAGCTGATGCTCGAGCTTTCTTTGTGTTCGGAGACTCGTTAGTCGATAATGGCAACAACAATTACTTGGCTACAACTGCTCGTGCCGATAATACACCATATGGGATCGATTATCCCACTCGAAGGCCAACCGGCCGGTTCTCTAATGGTCTAAATATTCCTGACCTTATCA GTGAGGCCATAGGTTCAGAAGCAACATTGCCATACTTGAGCCCGAACCTCACAGGTCAAAAGTTACTTGTTGGAGCAAATTTTGCTTCTGCTGGAGTTGGAATACTTAATGATACCGGTGCCCAGTTT GCAAACATCATAAGGGTACCGATGCAAATGAACTACTTCGAACAATATAAACAAAGGTTAAGTGGTATAATCGGTCATGAAGAGGCAGAACGACTTGTACGTCAAGCTTTAGTCCTTATGACATTGGGAGGCAATGACTTTGTGAACAACTATTTTTTGGTGCCTTTCTCCGGAAGATCTCGACAGTTTGCCCTTCCCGATTACGTTCCTTATATCGTATCTGAGTACAGAAAAATTTTAATG AGACTTTACGATATGGGGTTACGAAGGGTTTTGGTAACGGGCACAGGCCCGTTAGGTTGTGTGCCAGCAGAACTTGCACAACGTAGTAGAAATGGCGAGTGCTCGCCAGAGTTACAAAGAGCATCGGGATTGTTTAACCCCCAACTCCAAGACATGCTAGATAGTCTCAACAGGGAAATCGGGCAAACTATCTTTATTGGTGTCAATATTCATCAATCAAGTATCGATTTCGTCTCAGACCCTGGTAGATATG GATTTGTTACGGCTAAGGTAGCATGTTGTGGGCAAGGACCATATAATGGAATCGGACTATGTACCCCTATGTCGAATTTATGCCCAAACAGAGAAATCTACGCATTTTGGGATCCTTTCCACCCATCTGAGAAGGCAAACCGACTTATCGTGCATCAAATTATGAATGGTGCAAGCAACTATATATCACCAATGAACCTCAGCACGATCATGGCTTTGGACGCTGTAGAAAATGTTTGA